A window from Chroicocephalus ridibundus chromosome 19, bChrRid1.1, whole genome shotgun sequence encodes these proteins:
- the SH3BGRL3 gene encoding SH3 domain-binding glutamic acid-rich-like protein 3 yields MGSWLKPHLGGCLEPGAWPGTSSWAAGAEGREEKHPRVIPLQNWTRLAQMVIPFAICDCCSPCRGDLGPFLTEHPRQGWQDHVLALSFCAACPRVALRVAYLYQPLSHPFVCTECFEYKIKLLCSTPAKRLATGAGGGRGRAPPRPHARARRPHWSPQSHAGRRRGRPLPPSEPPSAGLSAGNGRDRSMSTLKVYSTSVTGSREIKSQQSEVTRILDGKNIKYELVDISQDNALREEMRAKAGNPKAIPPQIVNGDHYCGDYELFVEAVEQNTLQEFLKLA; encoded by the exons ATGGGATCGTGGCTGAAACCTCATCTTGGCGGATGCCTGGAGCCTGGCGCCTGGCCCGGTACCAGCAGCTGGGCTGCCGGtgcggaggggagggaagagaaacacCCCCGTGTCATCCCCCTGCAAAACTGGACCCGTCTGGCTCAGATGGTGATCCCATTTGCTATATGTGACTGCTGCTCTCCATGCAGGGGAGATCTTGGGCCTTTCCTTACAGAGCATCCCAGACAGGGGTGGCAGGACCATGTTCTGGCTCTGTCTTTTTGTGCTGCGTGTCCCCGCGTCGCGTTGCGTGTAGCATATTTATACCAGCCTTTGTCTCACCCGTTTGTTTGTACTGAGTGTTTCGAGTATAAAATAAAGctgctctgctccactcctgCGAAGCGGCTCGctaccggggcgggggggggccggggccgggccccaCCGAGGCCGCATgcccgggcccgccggccccATTGGTCCCCGCAGTCAcatgccgggcggcggcggggccgcccgctccctccctccgaGCCTCCCTCCGCCGGGCTGAGCGCAGGGAACGGCCGCGATCGCAGCATGAGCACCCTCAAGGTCTACAGCACCTCGGTGACCGGATCCCGGgag ATCAAATCCCAACAGAGCGAAGTAACCAGAATCCTCGATGGGAAAAACATCAAGTATGAGCTGGTGGATATCTCCCAGGACAACGCTCTCCGGGAGGAGATGAGGGCGAAGGCAGGCAACCCCAAAGCCATCCCGCCCCAGATCGTCAACGGAGACCACTACTGTGGG GATTACGAGCTTTTTGTGGAAGCCGTGGAGCAAAACACCCTGCAGGAGTTCCTGAAGCTGGCCTGA